In Penicillium oxalicum strain HP7-1 chromosome VII, whole genome shotgun sequence, one DNA window encodes the following:
- a CDS encoding Pantothenate kinase codes for MAPPDTAMDARRKGPRLEEAISNPGAVKINVTGAFIIDDEPRSRSPVEGEGVHYENKDIRLPHHTGVVSHIAVDIGGSLAKLVYFTRELDSADNGGRLNFINFETHRIDICINFIRQLKEEQQQRNGSSPDELCVVATGGGAFKFYDKLKKALDVNILREEEMECLIIGESLDERKQRGRVKGNWLTSSFLSTSSTGLDFFITEIPNEVFVYTENESEPMQFAEARPDVYPYLLVNIGSGVSMIKVSGPRQFERVGGTHLGGGTFWGLMSLLTGARTFDDMLAMADRGDNAGVDMLVGDIYGMDYTKIGLKSTAIASTFGKVFRLKNAAERGAEDGEGLIHDEEFERSNGGVTFRHEDMSRSLLYAISNNIGQIAYLQSEKHQVKHIYFGGSFIRGHRQTINTLSYAIRFWSKGEKQAYFLRHEGYLGAVGAFIRRQPQNWGRRNSVDEIAAPQAVRNIVLNSDQSNDHQNISSSS; via the exons ATGGCCCCTCCAGACACGGCAATGGACGCTCGTCGCAAGGGTCCACGCCTTGAAGAGGCCATCTCGAATCCCGGCGCCGTCAAAATCAATGTGACCGGCGCCTTCATTATCGACGATGAACCTCGGTCGCGCAGCCCCGTCGAAGGCGAAGGAGTCCATTACGAGAATAAAGACATTCGTCTACCCCATCACACCGGCGTCGTGAGCCATATCGCGGTTGAT ATCGGAGGCTCACTAGCAAAGCTGGTGTATTTCACACGGGAGCTCGATTCGGCGGATAATGGTGGCCGTCTTAATTTCATCAATTTTGAAACACATCGAATCGACATCTGCATCAATTTCATTCGCCAATTAAAGGAAGAGCAACAACAACGCAATGGCTCCTCACCGGATGAGTTATGTGTCGTGGCGACGGGAGGCGGTGCATTCAAATTCTACGACAAGTTGAAAAAGGCGCTGGACGTCAACATCTTgcgagaggaggagatggaatgTCTCATCATCGGTGAGTCCCTGGATGAGCGGAAGCAGCGGGGCCGTGTCAAGGGGAACTGGCTgacctcttcttttttgtccACCTCATCCACAGGCCTCGACTTTTTCATCACCGAGATACCGAATGAGGTATTTGTCTATACCGAAAACGAGTCCGAACCTATGCAGTTTGCCGAAGCGCGGCCCGACGTCTACCCTTATCTGTTAGTCAACATAGGATCTGGTGTGTCGATGATCAAGGTGTCGGGGCCTCGGCAATTTGAGCGTGTAGGTGGCACGCACCTCGGTGGAGGTACTTTTTGGGGGCTCATGTCTCTGCTGACCGGCGCACGAACGTTCGATGACATGCTGGCCATGGCCGATCGCGGAGACAATGCGGGAGTGGACATGCTCGTGGGCGACATCTACGGGATGGATTACACCAAGATCGGGTTGAAAAGCACGGCAATTGCGAGCACCTTTGGAAAAGTCTTCCGCTTGAAGAATGCCGCGGAACGAGGCGCCGAAGATGGCGAAGGCTTGATCCACGACGAAGAATTCGAGCGCAGCAATGGAGGAGTCACTTTCCGACATGAAGACATGAGCCGAAGTCTTCTCTACGCCATCAG TAACAACATTGGCCAAATCGCCTATCTCCAATCGGAAAAACATCAGGTCAAGCACATCTACTTTGGGGGATCTTTCATTCGAGGCCACCGACAGACCATTAACACACTGTCGTACGCCATCCGCTTTTGGTCCAAAGGCGAGAAACAGGCCTATTTCCTACGACATGAAGGCTACCTGGGTGCGGTTGGCGCCTTTATTCGACGCCAGCCCCAGAACTGGGGCCGCAGGAACAGCGTTGATGAAATAGCTGCACCACAAGCTGTCCGGAATATTGTCTTGAACTCTGATCAGAGCAATGATCATCAAAATATCTCGAGCTCCTCATGA
- a CDS encoding ATP-dependent RNA helicase ded1, whose amino-acid sequence MASTEDSNDPFLAQDPVNHPENAPDFASNDTQDLQGQGNDDNENAWTTSDPAIPSQGTDNVNTDPGSPKWGGNAARYEWKDEYGDVGPRNEELERELFHDEHIPRPGDHAADLQTPGEAAPYHVSIQSDLKLQPVREFNEAGLHPVMVENLQHCLYSWPTAIQSYCIPALHENLDVIGIAQTGSGKTAAFLIPIISELMGKAKKLAAPRPFVGDSNTKEGYRAEPLVLIICPTRELANQIFDEARRLCYRSMLRPCAVYGGAPVRLQRAELQRGCDILVGTPGRILDFLRQPNVLSFNRIRYAVIDEADELLQSNWEDDFNMLIGDIGSGRHVSPRFLMFSATFNEDCQKLAQKYLSPNSVRIQISRPGSTVRQIRQQVVWVDEDRKRQALVDLIMGLPKGRTLIFVNSKIDVDYVDDYLFNSGLPSTSLHGDRTQREREDALRAFRTAKCPLLVTTGVSARGLDVINVMHVINYTLPRDNRGGITEYIHRIGRTARIGNQGVATSFYNDNNRDLAPALARLLQESSQPIPDFLNKFLPAPDALTFDEDMAGSAKKDSATGNTWERGDGADWEEKQQLDENDPWGQQRAGLLSGHEEPEERYATSEGDAHDTTAFDKNDISW is encoded by the exons ATGGCATCTACTGAGGATTCCAACGATCCTTTCCTTGCCCAGGATCCTGTCAACCATCCTGAGAATGCCCCCGATTTTGCGTCAAATGATACTCAGGATCTCCAGGGCCAAGGGAACGATGACAATGAAAATGCCTGGACCACATCTGATCCTGCCATCCCTTCTCAGGGCACTGATAATGTCAACACTGATCCAGGTTCCCCCAAGTGGGGTGGTAATGCTGCTCGCTATGAGTGGAAGGATGAATATGGTGACGTCGGACCTCGAAACGAAGAGCTTGAACGTGAGCTCTTCCATGATGAGCACATTCCCCGCCCCGGTGATCATGCTGCCGA CTTGCAGACCCCCGGAGAGGCGGCTCCCTACCATGTTTCCATCCAGAGCGATCTCAAGCTCCAGCCCGTTCGGGAA TTCAATGAGGCTGGTCTGCACCCAGTAATGGTCGAAAATCTGCAGCATTGTTTGTACTCGTGGCCTACTGCCATCCAGTCCTACTGTATCCCCGCCCTTCATGAAAACTTGGATGTGATTGGAATTGCCCAAACTG GCTCGGGCAAAACCGCTGCTTTTCTGATTCCGATTATCTCGGAGCTGAtgggcaaggccaagaaacTCGCCGCCCCTCGGCCATTTGTTGGAGACTCTAACACCAAAGAAGGCTATCGCGCCGAGCCGTTGGTCCTCATCATCTGTCCCACTCGAGAACTGGCAAATCAGATTTTTGATGAGGCCCGCCGATTGTGCTATCGTTCCATGCTTCGTCCATGCGCTGTCTACGGTGGAGCCCCCGTCCGACTTCAGCGTGCTGAGCTTCAACGGGGCTGCGACATCCTGGTCGGTACTCCTGGTCGTATTCTGGATTTCCTGCGTCAGCCCAATGTGCTCTCGTTCAACCGCATCCG GTACGCCGTCATTGACGAGGCAGATGAGCTTCTCCAGTCTAACTGGGAAGATGATTTCAACATGCTCATTGGAGATATCG GTTCCGGTCGTCATGTCAGCCCCCGATTTCTCATGTTTTCTGCGACTTTCAACGAAGATTGCCAGAAGCTTGCCCAGAAGTACCTGAGCCCCAATTCTGTTCGCATCCAGATTTCACGTCCTGGAAGTACTGTTCGACAAATTCGCCAACAAGTCGTGTGGGTTGATGAGGACCGGAAGCGTCAAGCACTTGTCGACCTTATCATGGGGTTGCCCAAAGGTAGAACACTGATTTTTGTCAATTCTAAGATCGACGTCGATTACGTTGATGACTATCTCTTCAACTCTGGGTTGCCATCGACCTCCCTGCACGGAGACCGAACTCAGCGTGAGCGTGAAGATGCGCT TCGTGCTTTCCGTACTGCCAAATGTCCTCTTTTGGTTACCACCGGTGTGTCCGCGCGTGGATTGGATGTCATCAACGTCATGCACGTTATCAACTACACTCTTCCCCGTGATAACCGTGGTGGTATCACCGAGTACATCCATCGGATTG GTCGTACTGCACGCATCGGCAATCAAGGTGTCGCTACCTCCTTCTACAATGACAACAATCGGGACTTGGCTCCTGCTTTGGCCCGACTGCTTCAAGAGAGTAGCCAGCCCATTCCGGACTTTTTGAACAAGTTTTTGCCCGCCCCTGATGCCCTCACTTTTGATGAGGACATGGCTGGTTCAGCCAAGAAAGACTCCGCTACAGGGAATACCTGGGAGCGTGGTGACGGAGCGGATTGGgaggagaagcagcagcTGGATGAAAATGATCCTTGGGGTCAGCAGCGTGCTGGTTTGTTGTCTGGTCACGAGGAGCCAGAGGAGCGTTATGCGACAAGTGAAGGTGATGCGCATGACACAACTGCCTTCGACAAGAATGACATTTCCTGGTAA
- a CDS encoding Phosphopantothenate--cysteine ligase CAB2 — MSPSIGDMEPAEAESAYFNEYPPPKALPKHEALARAFIERHVEANRRVVLVTSGGTTVPLEAQTVRFIDNFSAGTRGATSAEYFLEQGYAVIFLHRQYSLLPYSRHYSHSTNCFLDFMDEAPPTSDSENPDHGRIVVRSEYQDEMRDVLRKYRYAKQNNLLLLLPFTTVSEYMFELRSLAKLMQPLGSNALFYLAAAVSDFFIPRSRMAEHKIQSSEIPANFSHEDAIGSNEIYTGENAPEPPKASKKLVIDLDPVPKFLHRLVDGWSPEGSMVVSFKLETDPSLLVYKAKTALQRYSHHLVIGNLLSTRKWEVVFITPNPPYERWIRVPKARRSKSISGVEDQVGLAEIKKGKEASSNESEKPPSESAGDGIEIESIIIPELVKLHGAMIQDRTDKAQ, encoded by the coding sequence ATGTCTCCTTCAATTGGCGATATGGAACCTGCGGAGGCAGAGTCCGCCTACTTCAACGAATACCCACCTCCCAAGGCCCTACCCAAACATGAGGCTCTGGCGCGAGCCTTCATCGAGCGTCATGTCGAAGCGAACCGGCGCGTCGTGCTCGTCACATCCGGTGGAACGACAGTGCCTCTTGAAGCGCAAACCGTGAGATTCATCGACAATTTCTCTGCGGGTACCCGTGGTGCTACCTCCGCAGAGTACTTTCTCGAGCAAGGATATGCGGTCATCTTCTTGCACCGACAATACAGTCTCCTCCCATACTCCCGGCACTACAGTCACTCGACGAATTGTTTCTTAGATTTCATGGACGAAGCCCCTCCTACCTCGGACTCGGAAAACCCCGATCACGGCCGGATCGTTGTACGCAGCGAATACCAAGATGAGATGCGTGACGTGCTGCGCAAATACCGCTACGCCAAACAAAATAatctcctcctcttgctTCCCTTTACGACCGTGTCCGAATACATGTTCGAGCTGCGGTCACTGGCCAAGCTGATGCAACCGCTCGGCTCCAATGCGCTGTTCTATCTGGCCGCCGCAGTCAGCGACTTCTTCATTCCGCGAAGCCGCATGGCCGAGCACAAAATTCAGTCCTCGGAGATTCCTGCCAACTTCTCTCATGAAGATGCCATTGGGTCAAACGAGATCTATACCGGCGAGAACGCGCCCGAACCGCCCAAAGCAAGCAAGAAGCTCGTCATCGACCTCGACCCTGTGCCCAAATTCCTTCATCGACTGGTCGACGGCTGGTCTCCCGAGGGTAGTATGGTCGTTTCATTCAAACTCGAAACCGACCCTTCGTTACTGGTATACAAAGCCAAGACCGCCCTGCAACGATACTCTCATCATCTTGTGATTGGCAACTTGCTCTCCACCCGCAAGTGGGAGGTTGTGTTCATCACACCGAACCCACCCTACGAACGATGGATTCGTGTTCCCAAGGCGCGGCGCAGCAAGAGCATCTCCGGTGTCGAGGACCAAGTGGGCCTCGCTGAGAtcaaaaagggcaaagaagcGTCTAGCAATGAATCGGAGAAGCCTCCATCTGAGAGTGCAGGCGATGGCATTGAGATTGaaagcatcatcatccctGAGCTGGTCAAGCTTCACGGGGCGATGATTCAAGACAGGACGGATAAGGCACAATGA